The sequence GGCTGGGACTGACTCACAGGTCCAACTCCTCGATCAGGGCGGCGATCTTCTCCTGGTCCTCGGCGATGAATTGTTCGAACTCCTCGCCGATCATGAAGGAGTCGGTCCACTGGTTGTCCTCGAGGGCCTGACGCCACTCGGGCGTCTGGGTGGTCTCCGTGACGATGGCCTCGAGCTCCTCGAACTGCTCATCGGTGATGCCCGGAGCGGCGAGCATGCCGCGCCAATTGGCCATCACCACGTCATACCCCTGCTCGGTGATGGTGGGGACGTCCACGCCGTCGAGCCGCTCAGGACTGGAGATGCCCAAGGCCCTGATCCGGCCGGCTTCGATCTGGTCCGCGAACTCGTTGTATCCGGAGGTCGCCGCCTTCGCGGTGCCGGAGGCGATGGTCTGGATCGCCTCCCCGCCGGAGGTCTTCGGGATGTAGGTGATCTCGGCCGGATCGATGCCTGCCTCCAGGGCCAGCTCGGCGATGATCAGGTGATCGATGGAGCCGACCGAACCGCCGGTCCACGGGAAGGACGCGGGATCCTTCCGCCAGTCCGCCACCAGGTCGTCGATCGTCTCATAGGGTGAATCGGCCGGGACGACGATCGCATCGAAGTCGTCTGAGAGTCGGGCGATGGGCCGCACGTCTGAGAGGTCCACGGGGGAGTTGTTCAGTTCGATCCCCCCGAGCATCACCGAGCCGGTGGCCATGAGGGTGTCGGCCTGGCCGTGCATGGTGCTGAACCGGCCGAGGCCGATGGTGCCGCCGGCGCCCGGGATGTTGACGACCTGGGCGTTGTTGACGATCCCGTTGACGCGCATCGCGGACTGCTGGGAGCGGGTGAACCCATCCCAGCCGCCGCCGGCGCCCGCCGGCGCGATCAGGGTCAGATTGCTGCGAAGGTCCGCCCCGGCGGTGGCCGACTGGATCGAGAAGAACGACGCCGCCCCGATCACCAGGGCGGCTATCACGCCATAGATGATCATGCCGATGCCGGGTTTACCTGATGTGGCGTGATGGTCAGCTGCCATGCTGGACGTCCCCCTCTGGACTGGCTCATGGGCTGGTGCTCCCCTTGTCTACAGGGAAATGTATCCTGAGTCACATTCGTGGACGAAGGGCGGGACGTCGCGGTGACGCGTCCGCACACCGGAGGGAGTCGGCATGTCGGTATTGGTGGGGCGGACGGGTAGCCCGGAGGGCCGGGCGGCCGTGGATTTCGCGGTGGCCGAGGCCACGCGCCGGGGTGAGGATCTCATCATCTTCGACCTCGACGGCGGCGAGGGTGGGTCCGGAGCCTCGGACTCCGTTGCCGGACTGGCCGACCATCCTGCGCTGGCGGGCCTCGCGATCACGCACCGTCAGCCGGATGCCCGCGGTCGAGATGCCGCCGGTGACCTGCTGGACGTGGCCGAGGAACTGAACGCGTCCGTGATCGTGGTCGGTATCAAGCACCGCAGTCCGGTGGGCAAGCTGCTGCTCGGCTCGAACGCCCAGGAGATCCTATTGGGCGCCTCCGTCCCGGTGATCGCGGTCAAGGTTCCCAGGAGTCCCTGACGCTGCCGTCCTACTCCCAGCGGAACAGCCAGATCGCCACCCCGGTGCCGATCACCGTGGTGGTGGCCAGGCTGACGAGGTGCGTCATCTCAACGGCCACGCCGGCCCACGCCGATCCCAACGACTGGACCGCGGCCCCGAACGGCAGCCAGTCGGCCAGCGGCGCCAGCGCGTCAGGCAGCATCTGCACCCCACCGAACAACCCTCCCAGGGCGCCGAAGGCGAAGAACAGGACCAGGCCGATGGCGACGGCCGAGTTCGGCGTCGGGGCAACGGCGGCCACCATCATCCCCAGCGCATACATCGCGGCCAGGGCCAGCAGGAAGATCCCGACGCCGGCCCACAGGTGAGCGGGCGGGTTCGCCCCGAACCCCCAGAACGCCACGGCCAGGGCCAAGGCCAGTCCGAGCACGGCCTGCAGGAGGCTCACCACCGCCTGTGCCACCAGCACCATCGCCGGAGACGCCGGGGT comes from Citricoccus muralis and encodes:
- a CDS encoding Bug family tripartite tricarboxylate transporter substrate binding protein, with the protein product MAADHHATSGKPGIGMIIYGVIAALVIGAASFFSIQSATAGADLRSNLTLIAPAGAGGGWDGFTRSQQSAMRVNGIVNNAQVVNIPGAGGTIGLGRFSTMHGQADTLMATGSVMLGGIELNNSPVDLSDVRPIARLSDDFDAIVVPADSPYETIDDLVADWRKDPASFPWTGGSVGSIDHLIIAELALEAGIDPAEITYIPKTSGGEAIQTIASGTAKAATSGYNEFADQIEAGRIRALGISSPERLDGVDVPTITEQGYDVVMANWRGMLAAPGITDEQFEELEAIVTETTQTPEWRQALEDNQWTDSFMIGEEFEQFIAEDQEKIAALIEELDL
- a CDS encoding universal stress protein, with translation MSVLVGRTGSPEGRAAVDFAVAEATRRGEDLIIFDLDGGEGGSGASDSVAGLADHPALAGLAITHRQPDARGRDAAGDLLDVAEELNASVIVVGIKHRSPVGKLLLGSNAQEILLGASVPVIAVKVPRSP
- a CDS encoding ABC transporter permease, with translation MTTATLHPPTARRPGPKSWLALVGAEAKMVTRDTSGLIIPLGLPLLILVMSAAPASQEVIVNGRTALDLFVLPLVLTVIIATIGIINMPSFLAYYRRSGILRRLAVTPASPAMVLVAQAVVSLLQAVLGLALALAVAFWGFGANPPAHLWAGVGIFLLALAAMYALGMMVAAVAPTPNSAVAIGLVLFFAFGALGGLFGGVQMLPDALAPLADWLPFGAAVQSLGSAWAGVAVEMTHLVSLATTTVIGTGVAIWLFRWE